The following DNA comes from Polynucleobacter sp. MG-6-Vaara-E2.
CAGGGGCACTTTTGATCGTTTTTTGAGGAAGAATTAGGCTAGAGCTTGATAAGAGTTGTTCACTAACATCATTAGAGCTTACAAATAAATTTTGAAGACGAGAATGTTCAATTAATGCTGCAGATTTTTGGTTCTTGCCTAATGAAAAAGCAATAACCGCTGGGGATTGAGACAACACCTCATCTAATTTAATATCCCCACTTTCAAAACCTAAATTCTGCAATATATTGATGGGGATATGTAAGTTACGAGCAAGCTGATGAGGAGAGTATCGATCCTCTTCTAAAAAAAGTACATCAACTCCAATTGCCGCAACACCACTCTTCTTCACATTATTAATAATTTTGGCAATCACCTGTCTTGGCCATGGCCATTGCCCTAATTGATTTAGAGCATCATCATCTATGGCAATAAGAATTAATCCAGCGGAGTTGTCGCGATAATATTGATCGTATGGAAATGTTTGAGATAAGAAATCTAATGATTTTTTACTGCCAAAATCATTAAATTCAAAAATATCAAAGAAACTGAGAGTAAATAGAAAAATCGTAGCAATAAGACCTACTTTCAAAGGGCTTACTTGCCTAATATTCATTTTAGGGGAAAAACGGATTTTCATAGCTCAAGTAGATGGTAAACATAGGTCTAATAATTAAAAACTAACTACAATCTAAAAAATATTTCAACCAAAAAAGGCATACGAAAGAGATGATTCTCGTAGAATGCTAAAAATACTTTCTCACGCTATTTGTGCAACCATTTTACCCACTAAATCTGAAGAATCCGTGAATCCTGTGATGTTAAATAAGCCATTTAGTAGCCTTCTGAGCGACCTTATTATTGGCATTATTCAACGCTATGCCAAAGATAGAGACATTGTTTTAGCTCTTAACTGGGCTCTTCCTATTATTCTGGAATCCATACAAGCTCAGGCACTATCCTTATTTTTAGCCAATCATGATCAATCTAAACTTCAATGCGAGATCTGCCTTGGACCAGTAGACATCAAAGGAATATCGATTCCATCAAACACAGGTTTAGTTGGCAAGTCGTTTACTACCCAAACAGGACTTCTAACTCAAGACGCCAAGACTGATGCAAATCATTATTCTGCGGTAGATAAAAAAACCGGGTTTGAGACTCACTCAATATTGACAGTACCAATCATGTCTGGCAAGCGCAGTTATGGTTGTCTACAAGCGATCAATCGGATGGATAATGGTCGCATTACTCATTTTGACCAATCCCACCTTGAGTCTTTTGAACACCTTGCTCTAATTTTGGGAGTAGCTTTTGAAAATCTCTCCCTCACAGAGCAAATGATTAAAGATGCCTTAATTAAAAAAGATTTGTTAACTGCTGAGGAAACCCAAAAAAATCTATTTGCTTCCCTGGAAAATATTGATGTCATTCATGGTTTGGTTATCCCAGCACGCAATCTTTCGGGTGATTTTTTAGACTACCTTAGGATTGACAATTCAATCTTTTTTTGTGAGGGTGACGTATCAGGAAAGGGCATCCCTGCCGCCTTAACAGTGGCAAGGTGCCTAGCCCTATTTCGGTATATGGCAAACCAGGGCCAATCGTCTGCTGAAATCGCCATGTACTTGAATCATGAAATGTACCAGATGTCCGAACGCTTTGAAGGCTCAGCGGGATTTGTAACACTGTTTATCGGTCAATATGATCTTACGACCAAAAAGGTGGAATACCTTAACTGTGGTCATGGCAATATTGTGATCTGTGATGCGAACCAAGAAATTGATACTCGGGCTTCTGCCCTCCCCCCTATTGGGGTTGTTCCCTCCGAGGAATTAAATTGGCAGTGTGAGCAGCTTGAATTAGACGCTAAGAAAATGTTTATTTTTACAGACGGCATCTTAGAGGCAAAGATTACAGGAACAAACGATGAAATCGGGCTAGAAGGCGTTATTTCGCTTATTAAATTGATCGCTTGTTTATCGCCCCAAAAAGGCGCTGGGAAAATTCAAAGCTTGTTTATTGGAAACAGATTAGAAACCTGTGATGACGCAACTATGCTGATTCTAGGTAGTTTCAATACAACTCTATCTTAACGCTCCCAATAATTAACCTGTTTGGTACTGTTGCTAGCACGCAATATTCCAACTAGTAATTTCATATTTGAGAGTGTTGGCGTAACTGGTTGGCCACTATAAACTAAAGCCTTTAAATCCTTTTCTTCGATACGAATATTTCCGTTGCGAATAAAAGAGAGTAGATTGCGAGTAACCACTTCTGCCAAGCCTTTTTGGCTTTCAATAGCAGATTGAAATACCTGGGTTGGCAAAAACATCATCTCTGCATCTTCAGTAATAACTACCGTCGCAGATCGTGGTAAACCATCAATAAGTCCAAATTCACCTACATATTCACCTGGATGAACCGACTTTATTTCATTAAATGTATTGGTACTGATATTGGCAAGCCTAATGGTGCATTGCCCTTTTAATAAAATAAAAAGGCCATTAGGCTCATCACCCTCGCAGAAAAGAAACTGCCCTCTTTTTCCCTCGACATTTGAAACTAAGCCCATAAGGTAAATGAGGTCAGTGCCGCTTAATCCCATAAAAAATGGGATATCCTCAATATTAATCTCAGCGGTTGGCTTATGCTCAGCTTTAGTCCCTACAGGATTTGTGCCACGGGTTGCAGTAGAAGGAATTGGCGGGACGTAAGACGGGGAGGTTTTTTTCAACTCTTGGAGCTTGGCAATTTTTTCTTTTGCCTGGGTATGCCCCATTTTTAACGCCAACTGATAAGTCGCAAGCGCCTTATCGTAATCAACAATTCCTGCTCGACCAGTTTGGTAGTAATGCGCAAGACTAAGAATGGCTTTTAAATGCCCTAACTTTGCCGCCTTGTAGAAATTCTGAAAGGCATTGCTTGGGCTCATTGCACAACCCCAACCAATATCTTGATACTCACCCAACTTATAGATTGCCTCTGGGTCGTTTTGCCTTGCAGCTCTTGAGTAATAGGAGTAGCTGGTAGACAAGCTAGCCTGCACGTTTCGACCCGAGAAATACTCTTGGGCAAGCTCGATTTGAGCTTTTACATCGCCTTTGTCGGCTTTACTCTTCAAACGCTCAATTTTGCTAAAGTCAAACATGAAATAAGCCTAAGGTTGTTTTATTAACATTCTAATTTAAGTAATCTACGCCATCGAGTGATCTTGAACTAGAAGATGGATAGATTGGGGGGTACTCGGAAGTTAAATATACTCTAAGTAATTGAATTTAATCAACTTTTATCAGACTAAATATTTACATTCAATCATCACTAGCAAAAAAATATTAAAAAAATAGCGGGCAATCCGCAAAATCTAATCACTTTTCTAAGAGCGATATTGCGCTTTCTATTCTTTCCCTCTTCTTAAAAACTTTGGGATAAAGCTAAATTCTTTACTCGGAGAGGCCTGACTCTTTGGTTGAGTTTGATTGACTCTAGTGCTAACTAAAGTTTTAGGTTGCTCAATAATTTTGCTTGCGGTTCTATTTATTGGATGCTTAGTCAGCAAATTTGGAGTAATTTTTTTTATGGGAACAAAAAGAGTGCTCAAAGACTCTAACTTTTCATAAATAAAATTTCCTAAATTGAGAAAATTTTCTGCAATTACAGGATCAGCAGATGTGCATAAAAAACCTTCCTCATAATATCGGTCTATCCCAGGAATTCTATATATAGGCGGCGATACTGAGCAGTTTGTTAAAAAATCCAAACCACTAAATTTAGGAATCTCGCTTTGACTTGGATCAATTCGACTTGGAACAACTACTACGGCTTGATTAATCAATCTCAATTTGTCCATATTTTTTTGAATATATTCCAATACAAATATTTCTGTACTGGCAACCTCCAAGGAGGTATCAGAAGAAGGGACGATGATCAAATCAAAGTCTAGTAAAAAATCATATGGCAGACCAAAGGTCCATGTTAAATCGGCAATTACAATGTCGACACCAACAGAGTATGTATTAAGTGCTTGCCTTGCCTCCATAAGACTCCAATTTGAGCCTTGTTTAAAAAAAAGTTCTTTTTTGTAAACCCCTATATTGGGGTCATGAATTTTTTTTATTAGAGTTGCACCACTTGCTTGTCTATCAAAATCGATAAAAGAGATTTTCTTATGATGATGAGCAGAAAAATAACCAGCTAAATTCGAAGCAATTGTGCTCTTACCAACCCCACCTTTTTGATTGGTAATAATGATTTTTACTTGTTTCATACCTTTATTTCAAAGCTTGATTTTTTATTAAAAAATGTCTTATTTTAGTAATCACTAACACCCTAATTTTCTTATTCTTAACTAATATACATTAATGAGATTAATTATCTTCATTAAAGAAAAAACTGTCCTATGGTCAAGACTTATGGGGTTTAAAAAATAGCAAGTCAAGGCAAAAGAGATTTTTGGACCACAATTTAGGTTTACAGCACCGCTCTAATTGCTCTAGTCACTACATCTTCCAACCAAGCAAAATCTATCTGTTCGTGAGCCTCACAGATAAACCAGGGCTCCCTAGAATCTGGCTCCAACATGACACCATACTCTATTAGCTTCCAGGCAAAATTCTTATACAAGGAGTTATTCACTTTTCTCCACTGTCGATAATTTTGAGGAACTTCGCTAGAGAAGTGGATACCAAGCATTGCAGGAGGACCTGCAAAGGAGTGCTCAATTCCTGCCCCAGTAAATACGCGACCTAATAACGACCGAATTTTCTCTCCACTCTCGTCAATCGTTTTTAGGGCATTGGTATTGGCAAGTATCTCGAGTGTTGCATGCGCCGCACTCAAAGCAATCAGGTTGGCGGTATAGGTTCCACCATGGACAACACCACCTTCGTGAGAACCAACTACATCCATGATGTTGGCTTTACCCCCAAAGGCAGCGACAGGATATCCATTTCCCATAGCCTTGGCATAAGTGGTGAGATCGCCATATATTCCATAGAGAGATTGCGCCCCACCCTTTGCCACTCGAAAACCTGTCTTGACCTCATCAACTATTAGAATCGTACCGTTTTGGGTGCAAAGCTCGCGCAATCGCTGTAACCAACAATGACACGCTGCAATACTGCCCGCATTCCCAATAATGGGTTCCAATAAAACACATGCAAGAGAATCTTTTCGAGTAGCAAAAAGTTGTTCAAGAGATTCAAAATCATTGAGTTCAATAAAATCAACAAGCGCTCTAGTATTTTGCGGAATACCTGCCCCAAAAGGAATGATTTTAGGAGGGCAAGTATCGCCAGCATTCCAATGCTCAATATCTGATTTCCACATCATCTCGTCGACTAAGCCATGAAAGCTACCTTCGACAATTGCAATTCGATCTCGCCCAGTAAATCCGCGCGCCGTTCTGACTGCCCCCATCACTGCTTCGGTACCGGAATTGGCAAAGCGTAATTTTTCAATTTGTGGGCACAGCTCTTTAATTTTCTTTACAACCTTAGTATCCAGTGATGTAGAAAAGCCTGATAAAGTTCCACCCTCACTAATTTGACGGATAACAGCTTGATCCACCCTATCGTCGCGATAACCCAAAATAATAGGCCCATAGCCTAATCGAAAATCAATATATTGCTTACCATCACAATCGGTTAATTTAGCGCCTTTCGCAGAGTCAACAAATACAGTCTGATCATCGCCCCAGTAGCGATAATTTTCAGCGACTCCCTGAGGCATATGCAAGTGAGCCTCTTGCATTAACTTTGACTGGTTCTTCAATATCATAATAGGGACTATAAATAATAGAAATGCTATGAGAGTGAGCTTATTTGATCGGGGCGTAGATACATCCCTACCCTGTCCTCTAATAATTTGACTACATGTAATTCAGCAGCTGAGTCCCCGTATATTGCTTTGGCCTCTTCAAAAATTTTCTGCACAAATTGACCCATCGTCAAGTCAAATCCTTGAGATTGCGCAATTTGATTCACCAGGGCCAAATCCTTGCAACACAAAGCTAAAGAGAAGCTTGGGTCGTAATGACCAGCGAAGATAGAGGGAATATCATGCTGAGCTACCCAACTATTACCAGCAGAAGACTGAATTGCTTGGGCGACAATTTCTAGAGGAATATTTGCTTTAGCGCCAAGCATTAGGGCTTCGCCAATCACTGCTGCGTGTGTAAACCATAATAAATTTGTTAGTAACTTTATCGTGGCACCATTACCTGGCTTACCGACATAAAATATTTTTTCGCCAAGTACTTCAAAGATGGGTTTATGCCGTTCAAAATTTGAGAGGTCGCCGGCAACAAATATCGATAATTTACCCAGTGCTGCAAAATCAACCGCATTGGTAACTGGTGCCTCTAAAAAACCAACATTTTTATTAGCCAATTCCTGTGATAATTCTTGTGCAAGTTCTACAGAGCTTGTAGAGGTATCAATGATTGTTGATTCTGGTTGTATTGAATCAATGAGGCCATTGGGGTCAAACATCACCTCCTTCACTTGGTTTGGTCCTGGCAAAGAGCAAATTACCACTTGAGAGTGTTTGCCTAACTCAGTAATACTTTTTGCAAAACTAGCCCCTAGAAGTAATAAGTTATCAGCCTTATGGGTATCGCGATCAAAAACACTAACTCGATATCCGGCTCTGATTAAATTGGCAGCCATGGGATTACCCATATTTCCAATCCCAATAAAGCCAATGGATGGCTTATCTGATAATTTAGACATTTCTATACACGCTTAAACTCCAGAAAGTGACAATGCGTCTTAGCCCTGCTTTCATATACAAATCCATAGTTTGCTAATAATTGCTTAGCATCGGCAAAACTATAAGTACGATAGTGAATGGTTTGAGCCATAACGCGGTCGTCTTTATCATCTAAGTAATAGTGCTTTGTAAATCCAAGTTCTAATGGTTCAATTTTTTGCGAATAAATCATTCCATTAGTTATAGGCTTCTCATAATCGTGATGGGGCCCTTGAATTCCAAGCAGCAACTTTCCACCGATCTGGACAAATTTACTCAAATTCTCTAGCCCAAGATGATTTAACTGCTCATCATAAATATGGCTTACCAAAAGTGGCTCTTTATCACCATCAATCACAAAATACCAAACGCCGCCATAAGAAAAAGCCAAACGATATTGCTGCTCCAAATCTAACTCTGTAATATTTTGTCGGCTGAGTTTGATATTTGGAAATGATTCCAGTCTCTTTTGCGCAATATTAAGCATTGATTGGGTTAAATCAATCCCTCGAATATTCGCATGCGGTTGACGCTTGGCAATTTCTTCCAATATTAAACCAGTGCCGCAGCCGATTTCTAAGACATTTTCAAAAGGTTGGTGGTTAAGCAAACCATCCACAATGGCTGGATAGTCGTAATAACCAGAAGTCATAATCATGTCGTAATAATTCGACATCTTGGTGTAATCACCCATTTATTCTTAATCTCTCATTAATAATTTTGTATTTTTTAATTAAACTGCTTTTTACTATACTCAAATACTCCAATTAACTCATTTGTGGGTCTGTATAGTTATAGCCTGGAAGAACAATATTTTTAATATTTATCATTCCTTAAGGGGCACATGGGATTGCCGATTTTCTAAAAGGAGTAACACTATTTTTCTTTGTAAACCCGAAACATTATCAGGGTCATCAAAGTATTTAGAAAGCTTTTGAATATCTGAAGCACTTATAATTTGCTGTAACTTTGAAATCGTAATTTTTAATTCCTCAGCCGCAATCTCGGGATGGGAAATTAAATACTCAAGCCCATGCCCACTTGAATTTCCGCCATCATTTTTATAACCGACAGTTTGCTCTAGGCCCATTTGTACTTTAGCTTTTTCAAGCAAGCGATTAAGCTCATCTTGCGATAAATGCAGACGCTTGGCTTCTGCCTCTATTAACTCTTGCTCCTCCTCAGAGATCACCCCATCCTCTAGCATTTTATAAAGATCATCCATCATTGATTCACGATCAATACGAAGTTGATCACTTAGGGCCGATGAAAGAATAGCAGCTGGAATAGCAAATATACCGATACCCAGTAGTGCCAAAATAATCGTTATTGCCCGACCGACTGGCGTTATAGGGGTTATATCACCGTAGCCAACACTTGCAAGGGTGATCACGGACCAATAAATCGCTTGGGGGATATTTTCAAACTTATCAGGTTGCGCTTCATGCTCAAATAAATAGCCCAAGCAGGCAGCCAGCATGACCAGAAGCAACATAATGAAGATAGAAGCTTTCATTACCGGCCACTCACGGCGAATGACAATAAAGAGTGACTCAGTTGCCCCAGAATAACGAGCCAACTTAAGTAAGCGCATCAGCCTAAAAACCCGTAAGAATCGTAAATCAAACAGATGATGTAAAAAGCTTTCTAAGTAAAAAGGTAAGACGGAAAGCAAATCAATGATGCTAGTTGGTTTAGCAGCATTTTTTAGTCGCCCCATGAACCAAGTTTTGTAAGCGGGATCTTCTGGGGCACTATAAATACGCATTAAATACTCTGTAGAGAAGATACCTACCGCAATTGCATCTAGAATGATAAATTCTGAATGTAGATAGTAATTAATGCTTTGTACTGATTCGAGAATGACGGCCAAGACAGAGATGATTACCCATACGACAATAAATAGATCGAAGATATGATGTAATTCGCCACTTGTTGGAGTTTCATTTACTAATGCATAAACCTTATATCGAAATGATTTTCCTTGATTTTTTTTCAGAAAATCACTTACTGCAGGTATTAGAGCTCTAAATAATTTGAATAAACGTAATAGACGCAATGCTCTGAGGATCCTCAAATCAGCATTGAAAAATGCCCCAAGATAAAACGGCAATATCGAAATTAAGTCAATCAGCGCAAATGGGCTCTTAAAAAAAGCGAATCGTGGTAGCTTTGTATTCTTAAATGATGGGTCCTCTGGAGCAACGTAAAGTCTCAAGACATATTCAATTGAGAAAATTGCTAAAGAAAAAATATCAAAGAGATGGAAAATATTTTGACGCGAGTCATAAATAATGGGAATATGCTCTAAAACCAAACCGGCCATATTTAGTAAAATCATATAAGTAATGAAATGCTCAAACTGACTGTGGTAGTTCTTTTTTATTTGATGATTAAAAAATAAATCATAAATATGTCTTCGCAATCGAATATTTAATTGTGAAGGTAAGTTGGCACTAAAGTTCATAACTTAAACTCTCCGATTTTTACAAGGTAATACCCCGTATCACAAAGACTTAAACGAACATGCATATCACCGATGAGTTTTTGATCACCTTCCATCTGCGATGTCTGAGGGGGGCCTGCGGGATTTAAAGTCAATAACTCAAAGATAAAGGCACCGCTAGTTCCTAAATCGTGCTTATTGCATTGCCCTGCGTATATAGGCGACTCAGGCATAAGTAGGTTGGTATAACCATGAAACGGGCCATGGCTTGAAAAGATAGAATCAAGGCATTCTCTCCAAGTATTAGCTTTGCCCACATTGCTGGTCTGACCCTCTTTTAAGGCGCTACAAAAATTTTTGTCAGATAAATTTTCAGAATGTGGATCATTTGGAATAGCATTAAACCAAGCAAGGATACTTTCGCCATTTTTTAGAGATTCCCCAACTTTTGAGGCCCTATGATAATTACCTATCCCAAGGTAGACAACGACCGAAATATTTGCCAATAGAACCAAAACAAATAGAAAATCAGAAAAACGCATTCCGTGAAATAGTTCTTGAGTTTTTTTAAGCAAAAGAGTCTCCAAAAACCATCGGGTGATTTAAACAGTTAGACCACTAATTACAACTAGCGTATAGTGAATAATCGTAGAGAAGACCATTTATCAACACCATCTATGTTATTGCAAACCATACTTCAAAATTTCTTAAGAAGAACTAAAAAGGTCAAAACAACCTCTGATGTCTCTTTGTCCCCTGCCGCTAGTAGCATAATGCAAAAATTAGCGGAATATGAACAAAATCAGATAATTGATAAAGATGTAGAAAAAGGTTCTGATCCTAAAAACAAAAAGGGTTGAGCGCTTGGGCCTCCAATTTTCGACCAAATAACTGTCATGTGACCGAAATAGCCCTTAAGCACCCTTTTATTGATCAGTCATAGCGAATTTCTTAATTTTTTCCAAAATTGCCAAACTGGCTAAAATTTGGTTTGCAATACGACAATCAATATTCCCTTTAGACAGCTCATAGAGCACAAGATCAGGTCTTTGATCTTGAGGGGCTAAAAGCAGAGCCTTTAAAACCTGAGCTTCAGTCATTTTGGAATGGATTTCTAGTGGGGTTAAGTTGACCTTAACTGCTCCCCCTTTCATTCCAAAGCGAACCTGAGCCATCTCTAGCAGTTCACTAAGTTGCTTTTCTTGCAAATCTTCAAGCGTTGGCAAACGAAACAAATCGTTAGCGGAAGGTGACATCGTAGCGCTATTTTGAGGTTTTTTATAAACAAGGTCATCCATACAGATTCTTCTCTCCAAAGTTTTAACTAGGTCTTTAGACTCTGTTAAGAGGCAAATCAGATGAAATTTAGGGCTCTGACACCATCTGCGCTTCAGCAAATTTCATCTCTAAGGCCAGTCTTTTAAATCCATGCAGATCTGGATAGGTTTTTGATAGGTAATAAATCAGCTCCCGATCGGTCTTACCGTATTGGTGATCTTTGAGCATTAACCTTAATGCCCAAATTAACTGCAATGAAGCGCGGTCATCCCGCAAAATTTTTGCTCTTTCCTCTGCATTTTGGTCCAAAGCCTCTAGATCAATTTCTTTTGCAAAGGTGAGTAACTTTTCAGGCATATTCCACTGGATACCATTGTGAGCCCAAAATAAAAATCGCTTAAAGTCAACGCGCATATTCTGCGCAGAGAAATTTTGCATCCAAGCATGCTCTGTCAGTAAATCAAGTTTCGTCTTAAATTCAGAATATATTCCTTCAAAATTATCCTGCTCAAAATGAAGCTCGCCAGCCGGGTCTCTTCTAGGAAATTTAATTTGTCGAGGATTAATATCCAGAACCAAAGCAGCCGCTTGCCAGGTATAGACGTATTGCTTGGCAACCCAATAATCCCACTCTTGATCAGTCATACAATAGGCTTATCTCAAATCAATAAAAGCATAGCTTACTATGACCTAGGCTTGCTTTGCCTGTTAATTTGATGACTATTAGATAGACTAACAAACTGATTCCACGGGATCAGAATTTTTAAACCGCCAGGCGTAACTAATTTT
Coding sequences within:
- a CDS encoding GAF domain-containing SpoIIE family protein phosphatase encodes the protein MLKILSHAICATILPTKSEESVNPVMLNKPFSSLLSDLIIGIIQRYAKDRDIVLALNWALPIILESIQAQALSLFLANHDQSKLQCEICLGPVDIKGISIPSNTGLVGKSFTTQTGLLTQDAKTDANHYSAVDKKTGFETHSILTVPIMSGKRSYGCLQAINRMDNGRITHFDQSHLESFEHLALILGVAFENLSLTEQMIKDALIKKDLLTAEETQKNLFASLENIDVIHGLVIPARNLSGDFLDYLRIDNSIFFCEGDVSGKGIPAALTVARCLALFRYMANQGQSSAEIAMYLNHEMYQMSERFEGSAGFVTLFIGQYDLTTKKVEYLNCGHGNIVICDANQEIDTRASALPPIGVVPSEELNWQCEQLELDAKKMFIFTDGILEAKITGTNDEIGLEGVISLIKLIACLSPQKGAGKIQSLFIGNRLETCDDATMLILGSFNTTLS
- a CDS encoding cyclic nucleotide-binding domain-containing protein; translation: MFDFSKIERLKSKADKGDVKAQIELAQEYFSGRNVQASLSTSYSYYSRAARQNDPEAIYKLGEYQDIGWGCAMSPSNAFQNFYKAAKLGHLKAILSLAHYYQTGRAGIVDYDKALATYQLALKMGHTQAKEKIAKLQELKKTSPSYVPPIPSTATRGTNPVGTKAEHKPTAEINIEDIPFFMGLSGTDLIYLMGLVSNVEGKRGQFLFCEGDEPNGLFILLKGQCTIRLANISTNTFNEIKSVHPGEYVGEFGLIDGLPRSATVVITEDAEMMFLPTQVFQSAIESQKGLAEVVTRNLLSFIRNGNIRIEEKDLKALVYSGQPVTPTLSNMKLLVGILRASNSTKQVNYWER
- a CDS encoding ParA family protein; this translates as MKQVKIIITNQKGGVGKSTIASNLAGYFSAHHHKKISFIDFDRQASGATLIKKIHDPNIGVYKKELFFKQGSNWSLMEARQALNTYSVGVDIVIADLTWTFGLPYDFLLDFDLIIVPSSDTSLEVASTEIFVLEYIQKNMDKLRLINQAVVVVPSRIDPSQSEIPKFSGLDFLTNCSVSPPIYRIPGIDRYYEEGFLCTSADPVIAENFLNLGNFIYEKLESLSTLFVPIKKITPNLLTKHPINRTASKIIEQPKTLVSTRVNQTQPKSQASPSKEFSFIPKFLRRGKE
- a CDS encoding aspartate aminotransferase family protein: MILKNQSKLMQEAHLHMPQGVAENYRYWGDDQTVFVDSAKGAKLTDCDGKQYIDFRLGYGPIILGYRDDRVDQAVIRQISEGGTLSGFSTSLDTKVVKKIKELCPQIEKLRFANSGTEAVMGAVRTARGFTGRDRIAIVEGSFHGLVDEMMWKSDIEHWNAGDTCPPKIIPFGAGIPQNTRALVDFIELNDFESLEQLFATRKDSLACVLLEPIIGNAGSIAACHCWLQRLRELCTQNGTILIVDEVKTGFRVAKGGAQSLYGIYGDLTTYAKAMGNGYPVAAFGGKANIMDVVGSHEGGVVHGGTYTANLIALSAAHATLEILANTNALKTIDESGEKIRSLLGRVFTGAGIEHSFAGPPAMLGIHFSSEVPQNYRQWRKVNNSLYKNFAWKLIEYGVMLEPDSREPWFICEAHEQIDFAWLEDVVTRAIRAVL
- a CDS encoding NAD(P)-dependent oxidoreductase — encoded protein: MSKLSDKPSIGFIGIGNMGNPMAANLIRAGYRVSVFDRDTHKADNLLLLGASFAKSITELGKHSQVVICSLPGPNQVKEVMFDPNGLIDSIQPESTIIDTSTSSVELAQELSQELANKNVGFLEAPVTNAVDFAALGKLSIFVAGDLSNFERHKPIFEVLGEKIFYVGKPGNGATIKLLTNLLWFTHAAVIGEALMLGAKANIPLEIVAQAIQSSAGNSWVAQHDIPSIFAGHYDPSFSLALCCKDLALVNQIAQSQGFDLTMGQFVQKIFEEAKAIYGDSAAELHVVKLLEDRVGMYLRPDQISSLS
- a CDS encoding trans-aconitate 2-methyltransferase — translated: MGDYTKMSNYYDMIMTSGYYDYPAIVDGLLNHQPFENVLEIGCGTGLILEEIAKRQPHANIRGIDLTQSMLNIAQKRLESFPNIKLSRQNITELDLEQQYRLAFSYGGVWYFVIDGDKEPLLVSHIYDEQLNHLGLENLSKFVQIGGKLLLGIQGPHHDYEKPITNGMIYSQKIEPLELGFTKHYYLDDKDDRVMAQTIHYRTYSFADAKQLLANYGFVYESRAKTHCHFLEFKRV
- a CDS encoding ion transporter; translated protein: MNFSANLPSQLNIRLRRHIYDLFFNHQIKKNYHSQFEHFITYMILLNMAGLVLEHIPIIYDSRQNIFHLFDIFSLAIFSIEYVLRLYVAPEDPSFKNTKLPRFAFFKSPFALIDLISILPFYLGAFFNADLRILRALRLLRLFKLFRALIPAVSDFLKKNQGKSFRYKVYALVNETPTSGELHHIFDLFIVVWVIISVLAVILESVQSINYYLHSEFIILDAIAVGIFSTEYLMRIYSAPEDPAYKTWFMGRLKNAAKPTSIIDLLSVLPFYLESFLHHLFDLRFLRVFRLMRLLKLARYSGATESLFIVIRREWPVMKASIFIMLLLVMLAACLGYLFEHEAQPDKFENIPQAIYWSVITLASVGYGDITPITPVGRAITIILALLGIGIFAIPAAILSSALSDQLRIDRESMMDDLYKMLEDGVISEEEQELIEAEAKRLHLSQDELNRLLEKAKVQMGLEQTVGYKNDGGNSSGHGLEYLISHPEIAAEELKITISKLQQIISASDIQKLSKYFDDPDNVSGLQRKIVLLLLENRQSHVPLKE